The Flavobacterium sp. 123 genome contains a region encoding:
- a CDS encoding UvrD-helicase domain-containing protein: protein MQRHSFSIYDASAGSGKTYALVKEYLKIILVAPKNDAYRNILAITFTNKAVHEMKSRIVGNLSEFAKEEPNEKAQDLMRDLSIDTELSIIQIKTKSQQIIKHIIHNYAAFDISTIDKFTHKVIRAFAHDLNLPMTFEVTLDTENLLIEAVDAIIVQAGEDETLTKLLIDFTMEKTDDDKSWDISREIFETGRLVLNENNRNEITHFQDKSIAEFVEIKNKLAEICKVLEKETVELADEAYALIEKNGIDLKSFSRGTFPNHITSIQQGKFNPKNKTFRKFDDVAINKTAKDSAIIEGIIPDLLQLLTKVYKTFEKIFFYKAFLKNITPLSLLNTVSNELAKIQEEQNVLSISEFNAIIHREIQNQPAPFIYERLGERYRHFFIDEFQDTSEMQWQNLIPLIDNALSGQDDFGVKGTLMIVGDPKQSIYRWRGGKAEQFIELSKDQNPFSNPDKKLEHLDKNYRSYSQIIEFNNDFFKLLSNEFQHLDYKDLYENHSHQKPNDKTGGYVNISFIPKVEKTDDNSEASGEEEALDKTDLYVLATLNTIQKVVKQGFEYKDIVILTRKRSQGIAVANYLTEQGIPLLSSETLMIKNATEVRFIIHLLKYLKNNSDKESKANFLYYLAQNRQDKLPINDFIAQGMGHVNEKEFETWLESFNVSLSFQNIRKKSLYEAVEVIVSKFLLPASSKGGGDETRKLGYMTGGKYSHLLIEKAQGMRKTPTDAEKIVWSELRSKALDYKFRHQHLINDFIVDFVCLSRKLIIEVDGDYHFTEEQIQLDNERTIILNELGYKVIRFTNNEVLTNINYVLNKIKSELVNQENFQNSNMQVKAPSHSGRVGEGNSYVQYFMDIVLERDIRNQAGISDFLNFWDKNSEKFSIPSPEGKNAVRIMTIHTSKGLEFPVVIMPFAENEYSKDPKPKLWIQAEEEDFGLPKVLIDNSSAVEGFGEAAAEVYNQKKQEELLDNINVLYVALTRAEEQLYVISNMNLSNKGEVPKNNMCAFFINYLANKGDFDENKFEYEFGNPLKLSVEKKHIDTSKTIPLVSEILNPKNIKIAQREALMWGTLQQEAIEYGNVIHEILSFVKTKGDVDLAITKAIENGLITLSQKELVYKTIQEIVSHPELSICFAEGNEVLNEQTIIQKEGKTVKPDRMVLTKNKEVLLLDYKTGTHNVKYQQQLENYQDAIEKMGYKVVKKALVYIGKEIDIVNL from the coding sequence ATGCAAAGACATTCATTCTCCATATACGACGCATCGGCAGGCTCCGGAAAAACCTATGCACTCGTTAAAGAATACTTGAAAATTATATTAGTAGCGCCAAAAAATGATGCTTATCGCAACATTCTCGCTATTACGTTTACAAACAAAGCGGTTCATGAAATGAAAAGCCGAATCGTAGGCAATCTTTCTGAATTTGCAAAAGAGGAACCTAATGAGAAAGCGCAGGATTTGATGCGGGATTTATCCATTGACACGGAATTGTCTATAATCCAAATCAAAACCAAATCACAGCAAATCATCAAGCATATTATTCATAATTATGCTGCTTTTGATATTTCGACTATTGATAAATTCACGCATAAAGTGATTCGGGCTTTTGCACATGATTTGAATTTACCTATGACTTTTGAAGTTACTTTGGATACGGAAAACTTGTTGATTGAAGCGGTAGATGCCATTATTGTTCAAGCTGGAGAAGACGAAACCTTGACTAAGTTGCTCATTGATTTCACTATGGAAAAAACTGACGATGATAAGTCCTGGGATATTTCTCGTGAAATTTTCGAAACGGGTCGTTTAGTTTTGAATGAAAATAACCGAAATGAAATCACACATTTTCAAGACAAATCCATTGCAGAATTTGTTGAAATAAAAAATAAATTAGCCGAAATCTGCAAGGTTTTAGAGAAAGAAACAGTTGAGTTAGCAGACGAGGCCTATGCGTTAATCGAAAAAAATGGAATTGATCTAAAGTCTTTTTCCCGAGGTACTTTTCCTAATCATATTACGAGTATTCAACAAGGTAAATTCAATCCAAAGAATAAAACTTTTCGCAAATTTGATGATGTTGCTATCAATAAAACAGCCAAAGATAGCGCTATTATTGAAGGCATAATTCCTGATTTGTTGCAACTTCTAACTAAAGTTTACAAAACTTTCGAAAAGATATTTTTCTATAAAGCGTTCTTGAAAAACATTACGCCTTTGTCACTATTAAATACGGTCAGTAACGAATTAGCCAAAATTCAGGAAGAACAAAATGTGCTTTCGATTTCAGAATTTAATGCGATTATCCATCGGGAAATCCAGAATCAGCCAGCGCCTTTTATTTACGAACGATTGGGGGAACGCTACCGACATTTTTTTATTGATGAATTTCAGGACACTTCCGAAATGCAATGGCAAAACCTGATTCCACTGATTGACAATGCGCTTTCTGGTCAGGATGATTTTGGAGTAAAAGGAACTTTGATGATTGTGGGCGATCCAAAACAATCTATTTACCGCTGGCGTGGTGGGAAAGCCGAACAGTTTATCGAGTTGAGTAAAGACCAAAATCCATTCAGTAATCCTGATAAAAAGTTAGAGCATTTAGATAAAAATTACCGTTCCTATTCTCAAATAATCGAATTTAACAATGATTTCTTTAAATTGTTGTCGAATGAATTCCAGCATTTGGACTATAAAGATCTGTATGAAAATCACAGTCATCAAAAACCAAATGATAAAACGGGAGGTTATGTTAATATTTCTTTCATTCCAAAAGTCGAAAAAACAGACGATAATTCTGAAGCTTCGGGAGAAGAAGAAGCTTTGGATAAAACGGATTTATATGTTTTAGCAACGTTGAATACCATTCAGAAAGTAGTAAAACAAGGTTTCGAATATAAGGATATTGTTATTTTGACTAGAAAACGTAGTCAAGGAATTGCCGTTGCTAATTATTTGACAGAACAAGGAATTCCACTTTTGTCATCAGAAACTTTGATGATAAAAAACGCCACTGAAGTTCGATTTATTATTCATTTATTAAAATATCTAAAAAACAATTCTGACAAAGAGTCAAAAGCCAACTTCCTATATTATTTAGCCCAAAACAGACAAGATAAATTGCCTATTAATGATTTTATTGCACAAGGAATGGGACATGTAAATGAAAAGGAATTTGAGACCTGGCTTGAGAGTTTTAACGTGAGTTTGTCTTTTCAAAACATCAGAAAAAAATCCTTGTATGAAGCGGTTGAGGTTATAGTTTCTAAATTCCTCCTCCCAGCCTCCTCCAAAGGAGGAGGAGACGAAACCCGAAAGTTGGGATATATGACTGGCGGGAAATATTCTCATTTGTTGATAGAAAAAGCTCAGGGAATGCGAAAAACTCCAACAGATGCTGAAAAAATAGTATGGTCCGAGTTGAGATCAAAAGCGTTAGATTACAAATTTAGGCACCAGCATTTGATAAATGATTTTATAGTTGACTTTGTCTGTTTGTCAAGAAAATTAATAATTGAAGTTGATGGTGATTATCATTTTACCGAAGAGCAAATTCAATTAGATAATGAACGAACAATCATCTTAAATGAATTAGGATATAAAGTAATTCGATTTACAAATAATGAAGTTTTAACAAATATTAATTATGTTTTAAATAAAATAAAAAGTGAATTAGTAAACCAAGAAAATTTTCAAAACTCCAATATGCAAGTAAAGGCTCCATCCCATTCGGGGAGGGTCGGGGAGGGGAATTCTTATGTTCAGTATTTTATGGATATCGTTCTCGAACGAGATATTCGCAATCAAGCGGGGATTTCGGATTTCTTGAATTTCTGGGACAAAAACTCAGAAAAATTCAGTATCCCATCACCAGAAGGTAAAAACGCTGTGCGAATTATGACCATTCATACTTCTAAAGGATTGGAATTTCCGGTAGTAATAATGCCTTTTGCAGAAAATGAATACAGTAAAGATCCAAAACCAAAATTATGGATTCAAGCCGAAGAAGAAGATTTTGGATTGCCAAAAGTTTTAATAGATAATAGTAGCGCTGTGGAAGGTTTTGGAGAAGCGGCAGCGGAAGTTTACAATCAGAAAAAGCAGGAAGAATTATTAGACAATATAAATGTTTTGTACGTTGCTTTAACACGAGCCGAAGAGCAATTGTATGTTATTTCGAATATGAATTTGTCTAATAAAGGAGAAGTTCCAAAAAATAATATGTGCGCCTTTTTTATTAATTATTTAGCTAATAAAGGTGATTTCGATGAAAATAAATTCGAATATGAATTTGGTAATCCATTGAAACTGTCTGTTGAGAAAAAGCATATTGATACGTCTAAAACGATTCCATTAGTTTCTGAAATTTTAAACCCAAAGAATATAAAAATTGCACAACGAGAAGCTTTAATGTGGGGAACACTCCAACAAGAAGCTATAGAATATGGGAACGTTATTCACGAAATTTTATCTTTTGTGAAAACTAAAGGAGATGTTGATTTGGCAATCACAAAGGCTATTGAAAACGGATTAATTACCTTAAGCCAAAAAGAATTAGTTTATAAAACGATTCAAGAAATTGTCAGTCATCCAGAACTTTCAATTTGTTTTGCTGAAGGTAATGAGGTTTTGAATGAGCAAACGATTATTCAAAAAGAAGGTAAAACCGTAAAACCTGACCGAATGGTTTTGACTAAAAACAAAGAAGTTTTATTATTGGATTACAAAACTGGAACGCATAATGTTAAATACCAACAACAATTGGAAAATTATCAAGATGCTATTGAGAAAATGGGATACAAAGTAGTTAAAAAGGCATTGGTATACATAGGGAAAGAAATCGATATAGTAAATTTGTAA
- the kbl gene encoding glycine C-acetyltransferase — protein sequence MYGKIKEYLQSELQTIEDNGIFKKERIITSPQGAEITISTGEKVLNFCANNYLGLSSHPEVIQAAKDALDSHGFGMSSVRFICGTQDIHKTLEKKISEFYGTEDTILYAAAFDANGGVFEPLLGENDAIISDSLNHASIIDGVRLCKAARYRYENSNMEDLEQQLIKASEAGARFKLIVTDGVFSMDGVVAPLDKICDLADKYDAMVMVDECHAAGFIGATGKGTLEAKGVMGRVDIITGTLGKALGGAMGGYTTAKKEIIEILRQRSRPYLFSNSLAPAIVGASIKVFEILERDTTLRDKLEWNTNYFKEGMKKAGFDIIDGDSAIVPVMLYDAKLSQTMANELLKKGIYVIGFFFPVVPKNKARIRVQLSAAHSKAHLDKAISAFIEVGHDLGVI from the coding sequence ATGTACGGAAAAATCAAAGAATACTTACAGTCAGAATTGCAAACTATTGAAGATAACGGAATTTTCAAAAAAGAAAGAATTATCACTTCACCTCAAGGAGCGGAAATTACGATTTCTACCGGCGAGAAAGTTTTGAATTTTTGTGCCAATAATTATCTTGGATTGTCATCACACCCAGAAGTAATTCAGGCCGCTAAAGATGCATTAGATTCTCATGGGTTTGGAATGTCTTCGGTACGTTTTATTTGTGGAACTCAAGATATTCATAAAACCTTAGAAAAGAAAATTTCTGAGTTTTATGGAACAGAAGATACTATTCTTTATGCTGCAGCTTTTGATGCTAACGGAGGTGTTTTCGAACCTTTATTAGGTGAAAATGACGCTATAATTTCAGACAGTTTGAACCACGCTTCCATTATAGATGGGGTACGTTTGTGCAAAGCGGCACGCTATCGTTATGAAAATAGCAATATGGAAGATTTGGAACAACAGCTCATTAAAGCAAGTGAAGCAGGAGCTCGTTTTAAATTAATTGTGACTGATGGTGTTTTCTCTATGGACGGAGTAGTGGCTCCTTTAGATAAAATTTGTGATTTGGCAGATAAATATGATGCTATGGTTATGGTTGACGAATGTCATGCTGCTGGATTCATTGGTGCTACAGGAAAAGGAACGCTTGAAGCAAAAGGGGTAATGGGAAGAGTAGATATAATTACCGGAACATTAGGGAAGGCACTCGGAGGAGCTATGGGAGGATATACAACCGCCAAAAAAGAAATTATAGAAATATTACGTCAGCGTTCTAGACCGTATTTATTTTCTAATTCTTTGGCTCCCGCTATTGTTGGAGCTTCTATAAAAGTTTTTGAAATATTAGAAAGAGATACCACATTGCGAGATAAACTGGAATGGAATACAAATTATTTCAAAGAAGGAATGAAAAAAGCCGGTTTTGATATCATTGACGGAGATTCGGCAATAGTTCCTGTAATGCTGTATGATGCAAAACTCTCACAAACGATGGCAAATGAGCTCTTAAAAAAAGGGATTTATGTGATTGGCTTCTTTTTTCCGGTAGTTCCTAAGAATAAAGCGAGAATTAGAGTACAACTATCAGCGGCTCATTCTAAGGCACATTTAGACAAAGCAATAAGCGCATTTATTGAAGTAGGTCATGATTTAGGGGTTATTTAA
- a CDS encoding OmpA family protein: MKHLNKLLVAVMMVMGLTSHAQDSNNPWAISFGVNAVDTKTSAGGGNNWLDRHFSQPFATKDNWNVLPSVSYLSVSKYVGDNFSFGISGSVNKINKAVYFAPTAVGHDSRGYIVTNPGDLMYYGIDATVKYSFMNLIKSKIIDPSLTLGGGYVFLGKDSYGTVNPGAGLTLWLTEGVGLELATKYKKSFGDRVDYYGVIDSPSHFQHTLGLIFKFGGKDTDGDGIYDKDDACPEVAGLKQFNGCPDTDGDGIVDASDACPEVAGLAALNGCPDTDGDGIADKDDACPEVAGPKSLKGCPDTDGDGIADKDDKCPTVAGPKDNAGCPWPDTDGDSVIDKDDACPTVAGPASNKGCPEVTTEALDNLKIQARAVYFNSGKSTFKSADVPARLDAMASILKNYPNAKFSIEGHTDSDGSDAFNQKLSEARANVVKNALIERGINPSNINAVGFGETSPVASNKTAKGKAENRRTEVKLQK; encoded by the coding sequence ATGAAACATCTTAACAAACTTTTAGTTGCTGTAATGATGGTAATGGGATTAACATCTCACGCACAAGACAGTAACAACCCATGGGCTATCTCTTTTGGAGTTAATGCCGTTGACACTAAAACTAGTGCTGGTGGAGGAAATAATTGGCTAGATCGTCATTTTTCTCAACCATTCGCTACTAAAGACAATTGGAATGTCCTTCCTTCTGTATCTTATTTAAGTGTATCTAAATATGTTGGTGATAATTTTTCTTTTGGAATCTCTGGTTCTGTAAACAAAATTAACAAAGCTGTATATTTTGCTCCAACTGCTGTAGGTCATGATTCTAGAGGTTATATCGTAACTAATCCAGGAGATTTGATGTATTATGGAATTGATGCAACTGTAAAATACAGTTTCATGAATTTAATCAAATCTAAAATTATTGATCCATCCCTAACTTTAGGTGGAGGTTATGTATTTCTTGGAAAAGATAGCTACGGAACTGTAAACCCAGGTGCTGGATTAACTTTATGGTTAACTGAAGGTGTTGGTTTAGAGCTTGCTACTAAATACAAAAAATCATTTGGAGACAGAGTAGATTATTATGGAGTAATTGATTCTCCTTCTCATTTCCAACACACACTTGGTCTTATCTTCAAATTTGGAGGTAAAGATACTGATGGTGATGGTATCTATGACAAAGATGATGCTTGTCCAGAAGTTGCTGGTTTAAAACAATTCAACGGATGTCCTGATACTGACGGTGACGGAATTGTTGATGCAAGTGATGCTTGTCCAGAAGTTGCTGGTTTAGCTGCTTTAAACGGATGTCCTGATACTGACGGAGACGGAATTGCTGATAAAGATGATGCTTGTCCAGAAGTTGCTGGTCCTAAATCATTAAAAGGTTGTCCTGATACAGACGGAGACGGAATTGCTGATAAAGACGACAAATGTCCTACTGTTGCAGGTCCTAAAGATAACGCAGGTTGTCCTTGGCCAGATACTGATGGAGATTCAGTTATTGATAAAGATGATGCTTGTCCTACTGTAGCTGGTCCAGCTAGCAACAAAGGATGTCCTGAAGTTACTACTGAAGCTTTAGATAATCTTAAAATTCAAGCAAGAGCAGTTTACTTTAACTCAGGTAAATCTACTTTCAAATCTGCTGATGTTCCTGCTAGATTAGACGCAATGGCTTCTATTCTTAAAAATTATCCAAATGCTAAATTTAGCATTGAAGGACACACAGATAGCGATGGTTCAGATGCGTTCAACCAAAAACTTTCTGAAGCTAGAGCTAATGTTGTTAAAAATGCTTTAATTGAAAGAGGTATCAACCCAAGCAATATTAATGCTGTTGGTTTTGGTGAAACTTCTCCAGTTGCATCTAACAAAACTGCTAAAGGTAAAGCTGAAAACAGAAGAACTGAAGTGAAATTACAAAAATAA
- the rbfA gene encoding 30S ribosome-binding factor RbfA, with amino-acid sequence METNRQKKIGGVIQKDLVDILQGEVRKNGLTNLIISVSKVVVTSDLSVATVHLSIFPQDKAKETLAAIKTNTTLIKHDLSQRVRLQLRKVPNLVFFIDDSLDYIEKIDNALKNQENPIENRDLLEKRRHS; translated from the coding sequence ATGGAAACAAATAGACAGAAAAAAATAGGTGGGGTTATCCAAAAAGATTTGGTTGACATTCTACAAGGTGAAGTGAGAAAAAACGGACTTACAAATTTGATAATTTCGGTATCCAAGGTTGTTGTAACATCAGATTTATCTGTGGCAACTGTACATTTAAGCATTTTTCCTCAGGATAAAGCGAAGGAAACTCTAGCGGCAATTAAGACTAATACGACTCTAATCAAACATGATTTATCACAAAGAGTGCGTTTGCAATTACGAAAAGTACCAAATTTGGTTTTCTTTATTGATGACTCTTTGGACTATATTGAAAAAATTGATAATGCCTTGAAAAATCAAGAAAATCCTATTGAAAATAGAGATCTTCTAGAAAAACGTAGACATTCATAA
- a CDS encoding PD-(D/E)XK nuclease family protein, with protein sequence MTNTSFLDKIASVLIENYSENLSDTIVVLPNKRAKIFLIEALKNQVTTNILSPEIISIEDFIQNIAGIRTIDPIELLFEFYEVYLSVTDKANQQSFELFANWAKTLLQDFNEIDRYLLEPSHVLSYLKDIEDIKKWGIEVENKTVLLEKYVDFWKLLPNYYQSLYTHLLNKGIGYQGLIYREAVNNLNHFSNSIQNKQFLFAGFNALNAAEEKIIQHLIASDQAKIYWDVDQTFLNDPYHDAGLFVRRFKESWKHYKSHPFEWIVNDFSQTKNIQVIGTPKTIGQAKIAGSIIENVIHESRSLGIEGKLDKVAVVLGEENLLVPLLYSLPSTVGALNITMGYSSKNNPAQILIAKLFKMHTNALSRNNKSYVLYYKDVLDILTHPLVEPYAKTSALVNTINQNNYTFIAHYKLMELNANPSDLFLLLFQKWEKGSIPVLETISRLLQTIKNNLSNDNEEEKITKSFVFAIFKVINKLINYYSKHEHIDKIETLYAIYKQVIDLAEVSFEGEPLNGLQIMGVLESRVLDFDTVIVTSMNEGKFPAGKSQNSFIPYDVKRELGLPTFKEKDAIYTYHFYHLLQRAKNIYLLYNTEGDGLDAGEKSRFITQLEVEKQKNHTLTHEIYNAVLPETAYQPMVIPKSESVMVRLKEIAEKGFSPSALTSYIRNPIQFYFQKILRISEVEEVEENIALNTLGTIIHETLKALYEPFIGKFISENDILNCFKQIDAEVLKQFKLVYKEGEIKKGRNLLAFEVAKRNVLNFLNVELESIKNDEAIKIIALEQTFERTLNHPNLPFPVLIKGNVDRIEERNGIIRIIDYKTGKVEKASVTLKSWKGLTEDIKSDKIIQVLAYAFMYEHEAKGKSIEAGIISFKNLKAGFLPFNFKEDKEVNSIINEEILNNYLEQMVLLLSEILDESIPFEEKMI encoded by the coding sequence ATGACAAACACTTCTTTTTTAGATAAAATAGCCTCAGTTCTAATTGAAAACTATTCCGAAAATCTTTCGGATACAATTGTAGTTTTACCAAACAAACGAGCAAAAATATTTTTGATTGAAGCGCTAAAAAATCAAGTGACAACAAATATACTTTCTCCTGAAATTATAAGTATAGAGGATTTTATCCAAAATATAGCAGGGATTCGTACGATTGATCCAATAGAGTTGTTGTTTGAGTTTTATGAAGTCTATTTGTCGGTTACTGATAAAGCAAATCAACAATCATTTGAATTGTTTGCTAATTGGGCCAAAACACTTTTGCAGGATTTCAATGAAATTGACAGGTATTTATTAGAGCCCTCTCATGTTCTTTCCTACTTGAAAGACATAGAAGATATCAAAAAATGGGGAATCGAAGTCGAAAATAAAACGGTATTATTAGAGAAGTATGTTGATTTTTGGAAATTACTTCCTAATTATTATCAATCCCTTTATACTCATTTACTGAATAAAGGAATTGGATACCAAGGGTTAATTTATCGTGAAGCGGTAAATAATTTAAACCATTTTTCGAATTCAATACAAAATAAACAATTTCTTTTTGCGGGATTTAATGCACTAAATGCTGCTGAAGAAAAAATAATTCAGCACCTCATTGCTTCAGACCAAGCAAAAATATATTGGGATGTAGACCAAACTTTTCTAAATGATCCATATCATGATGCGGGGTTGTTTGTACGCCGTTTTAAAGAGAGTTGGAAACATTATAAATCACATCCTTTTGAATGGATTGTGAATGATTTTTCTCAAACTAAAAACATTCAAGTTATTGGGACTCCAAAAACTATTGGTCAAGCCAAAATTGCCGGGAGTATTATTGAAAATGTTATCCATGAATCCCGAAGTCTCGGGATAGAAGGCAAGCTTGATAAGGTAGCGGTTGTTCTTGGTGAAGAAAATCTTTTGGTTCCACTTTTATATTCGTTGCCATCAACTGTTGGTGCTTTGAATATTACTATGGGTTATTCGAGTAAAAATAATCCAGCTCAGATTTTGATAGCTAAATTATTCAAAATGCACACTAATGCATTGTCTAGAAATAACAAAAGTTACGTTTTGTATTATAAAGATGTTTTGGATATTTTGACGCACCCTTTAGTCGAGCCGTATGCAAAAACTAGCGCACTTGTAAATACCATCAATCAAAATAATTACACCTTTATTGCGCATTATAAATTGATGGAATTGAATGCAAATCCATCAGACTTATTTTTGTTGTTATTTCAAAAATGGGAAAAAGGTTCAATACCAGTATTGGAGACTATTTCTAGATTATTACAAACCATAAAGAATAATTTAAGCAATGATAACGAAGAAGAGAAAATAACCAAGTCTTTTGTTTTTGCTATTTTTAAAGTGATTAATAAGCTGATTAATTACTATTCAAAACACGAACATATCGATAAAATCGAAACGCTGTATGCTATTTATAAACAAGTCATTGATTTGGCAGAAGTTTCTTTTGAAGGGGAACCTTTGAATGGTTTGCAGATTATGGGAGTATTAGAAAGTCGCGTATTGGATTTTGATACTGTTATTGTTACTTCAATGAATGAAGGAAAATTTCCGGCAGGTAAATCACAAAATTCTTTTATTCCATATGATGTGAAACGTGAATTAGGTTTGCCAACATTCAAAGAAAAAGACGCCATTTATACCTATCATTTCTACCATTTATTACAACGAGCTAAAAATATTTACTTGCTTTATAATACCGAGGGCGATGGTCTTGATGCTGGTGAAAAGAGCAGATTCATAACTCAATTAGAGGTCGAAAAGCAAAAAAATCATACGTTGACACACGAAATTTACAATGCGGTTTTGCCTGAAACGGCTTATCAGCCAATGGTAATTCCTAAGTCAGAAAGTGTGATGGTAAGATTGAAAGAAATTGCCGAAAAAGGATTTTCTCCATCTGCCTTGACGAGTTATATTCGGAATCCGATTCAGTTTTATTTCCAGAAGATTTTACGCATTAGTGAAGTCGAAGAAGTAGAGGAAAACATTGCTTTGAATACATTAGGAACGATTATTCATGAAACATTGAAAGCTTTATACGAACCTTTTATTGGTAAATTTATTTCGGAAAATGATATTTTAAATTGTTTCAAACAAATTGACGCTGAGGTTTTGAAGCAGTTCAAATTGGTTTACAAAGAAGGCGAAATCAAAAAAGGAAGAAATCTTTTGGCTTTTGAAGTGGCAAAACGAAATGTTTTAAATTTCTTGAATGTAGAATTAGAAAGTATTAAAAATGATGAGGCAATAAAAATAATTGCTTTGGAACAAACTTTCGAACGCACTTTAAATCATCCTAATTTGCCTTTTCCAGTATTGATAAAAGGAAACGTAGATAGAATTGAAGAGCGTAACGGAATTATTAGAATTATCGATTACAAAACGGGTAAAGTTGAAAAGGCAAGTGTCACTTTGAAATCTTGGAAAGGATTAACGGAAGATATTAAAAGCGACAAAATCATTCAGGTTCTGGCTTATGCGTTTATGTATGAGCATGAAGCTAAAGGAAAGTCAATTGAAGCGGGAATTATTTCTTTCAAGAATTTAAAAGCAGGTTTTCTTCCGTTTAATTTTAAAGAAGACAAAGAGGTCAATTCAATTATAAATGAAGAAATTTTGAATAATTATTTAGAACAAATGGTTCTTTTATTGAGCGAAATTTTAGATGAAAGCATTCCTTTTGAAGAGAAAATGATTTAA
- a CDS encoding alpha/beta fold hydrolase: MNQIFYKNTKISYSDIGKGTTIVLLHGFLENKNMWQKFVTDLSPKYRVITIDLLGHGESECLGYVHSMEDNADVVHAVLSELRIRKAIFVGHSMGGYVALAFAELYPQNTKGLVLLNSTARADSEERKANRDRAIKAVKQSFINFVSLSIANLFSESNRERLFSEIEKVKKEALKTPLQGIVASLEGMKIRKDREVLLHLTPYPKLLILGEKDPVLNYEETKEQIENTAVKLVTFPDGHMSHIENQDQLLIVLLAFFKSI, translated from the coding sequence ATGAATCAAATTTTCTACAAAAACACCAAAATATCTTATTCCGACATTGGAAAAGGAACCACCATTGTTTTACTTCATGGATTTTTGGAAAACAAAAATATGTGGCAAAAATTTGTCACTGATTTAAGTCCAAAATACCGCGTTATAACAATCGACTTATTGGGTCATGGGGAATCCGAATGCCTAGGATATGTACATTCCATGGAAGATAATGCTGATGTTGTTCACGCTGTTTTATCAGAATTGCGTATTCGAAAAGCTATTTTTGTTGGGCATTCTATGGGTGGTTATGTAGCTTTGGCTTTCGCCGAATTATACCCTCAAAACACAAAAGGATTAGTTTTATTAAATTCAACCGCAAGAGCCGATAGCGAGGAACGAAAAGCAAATCGAGATCGCGCTATTAAAGCCGTAAAACAATCCTTTATAAATTTTGTCTCGCTATCCATTGCCAATTTATTCAGCGAATCTAATCGAGAAAGGCTTTTCTCAGAAATTGAAAAAGTAAAAAAAGAAGCTTTAAAAACACCGCTTCAAGGAATCGTTGCTTCACTTGAAGGAATGAAAATAAGAAAAGACCGAGAGGTTTTATTACACCTTACACCTTATCCTAAATTATTAATTTTAGGAGAAAAAGATCCCGTATTAAATTACGAAGAAACTAAAGAACAAATAGAGAACACAGCCGTAAAACTAGTCACTTTCCCAGACGGACACATGAGTCATATTGAGAATCAAGACCAATTATTGATCGTATTGTTGGCTTTTTTCAAAAGTATTTAA